The following proteins are co-located in the uncultured Draconibacterium sp. genome:
- a CDS encoding lactonase family protein produces MKRSILFLFAFLLVSTLFAQTSSLQNFYVGTFTSEGAEGVYLCSVNPETGNVSLVETFKGFDNPNYLSLSPNKKYLYVVTRVSTEVDKSGGYVCAYKIEKDGKLAFLNKQASNGEDPCHVDVSPDGSFVAIATYGGGTTSLYPVNSDGSLQEPSTVNRNSGAGADPSRQSGPHAHSIRFSPFSNEVFSADLGTDHLDVYNLVDNKLEAADQAFVKMKAGAGPRHFEFHPNGNVIYVINELNSTITSIHKSKNKWATFQIISTLPKDFKGESYCADIHISADGKYLYGSNRGHNSIAVFEVNEKDQTLESIGTVSVEGNWPRNFGITPDGKWMLVANQKSGDITVFKLNKQNGIPEFTGYKIKLPSPVCIQFL; encoded by the coding sequence ATGAAACGATCTATTTTGTTTTTATTCGCTTTTTTGTTGGTTTCAACACTTTTTGCCCAGACTTCCAGTCTGCAAAACTTTTATGTTGGAACCTTTACTTCGGAAGGAGCCGAAGGTGTATACTTGTGTAGCGTTAATCCCGAAACCGGAAACGTTAGCCTGGTGGAAACTTTTAAAGGTTTTGATAATCCAAATTATTTGAGTTTGTCTCCCAATAAAAAATATTTATATGTGGTAACAAGGGTTTCAACCGAAGTAGATAAAAGTGGCGGGTACGTTTGTGCATACAAAATCGAAAAGGATGGAAAGTTGGCATTTTTAAATAAGCAGGCGTCAAATGGCGAAGATCCGTGCCATGTTGATGTATCACCTGATGGAAGTTTTGTGGCCATTGCAACCTATGGTGGCGGCACCACATCGCTTTATCCGGTAAATAGCGATGGTAGTTTGCAGGAGCCATCAACGGTGAACCGTAACAGTGGGGCAGGTGCTGATCCTTCAAGGCAAAGTGGGCCACATGCACATTCTATCCGTTTTTCACCATTTTCAAATGAAGTTTTTAGTGCGGACTTAGGTACTGATCATTTGGATGTTTACAACTTGGTTGATAATAAGTTAGAGGCGGCAGACCAGGCTTTTGTTAAAATGAAAGCCGGTGCGGGGCCACGACATTTTGAGTTTCATCCCAACGGAAATGTGATTTATGTGATTAACGAACTGAATTCAACCATTACTTCAATTCATAAATCCAAAAACAAGTGGGCTACTTTCCAAATTATTTCGACATTGCCCAAAGATTTTAAAGGCGAAAGTTATTGCGCGGATATCCATATTTCTGCTGACGGAAAATATTTGTATGGATCGAACAGGGGACACAATTCGATTGCAGTGTTCGAAGTAAATGAAAAAGATCAAACACTGGAAAGTATTGGCACTGTTTCGGTTGAAGGAAACTGGCCACGGAATTTTGGGATTACTCCCGATGGAAAGTGGATGTTGGTCGCCAATCAGAAAAGTGGCGATATAACTGTTTTCAAGTTAAATAAGCAAAATGGTATTCCCGAATTTACCGGATATAAAATTAAACTTCCAAGTCCTGTCTGCATTCAGTTTTTATAG
- a CDS encoding CDGSH iron-sulfur domain-containing protein has product MKTPIIAEKAPKMLTLEPGTYYWCACGKSKNQPFCDGSHAGSEFTPMPFKIDVKKDVWLCQCKHSNNKPYCDGTHRKL; this is encoded by the coding sequence ATGAAAACACCCATTATTGCAGAAAAAGCTCCTAAAATGCTCACTCTCGAGCCTGGCACTTATTATTGGTGTGCATGTGGAAAAAGTAAAAACCAACCTTTTTGCGATGGTTCACATGCTGGTTCTGAGTTTACTCCCATGCCATTTAAAATCGACGTAAAAAAGGATGTTTGGTTGTGCCAGTGCAAACATTCCAACAACAAGCCTTATTGCGACGGAACACACAGAAAATTATAA
- a CDS encoding flavin reductase, which yields MNYSAFHKLSYGLYLIATEFQGEKVGYIANTAFQITAEPSKIAISCNKNNYSAQKILDSKKFSVSVLKKEVDTSLIGKFGFMSGADMNKFQGVDTITAKTGAPIVVNSSVAWFDCEVLDSVDVGSHYLIIAEVVDGDVFSNEEPLTYAYYHAKYKMRSPKNAPTYIDPDKLGDEPEPEIAVEETTEEEPVKEGGDGVYSCNICGFQYDPEEGDPSMGIAPGTPFEDLPEDYRCPICNADKDFFSKVS from the coding sequence ATGAATTATTCAGCATTTCATAAATTATCATACGGATTGTACCTGATTGCAACCGAATTTCAAGGCGAAAAAGTTGGTTATATTGCAAACACAGCCTTTCAAATTACTGCAGAACCATCAAAAATTGCCATTAGTTGTAACAAGAATAACTATTCGGCTCAAAAGATTTTAGATAGTAAAAAGTTTTCGGTTTCTGTTTTAAAAAAGGAAGTTGATACGTCCTTGATTGGGAAGTTTGGTTTTATGTCAGGGGCCGATATGAATAAATTTCAGGGAGTTGATACAATAACAGCAAAAACAGGCGCTCCAATTGTGGTTAATTCTTCTGTTGCCTGGTTTGATTGTGAGGTGTTGGATTCTGTTGATGTGGGATCGCACTACCTGATTATTGCAGAAGTAGTTGACGGAGATGTTTTCTCGAATGAAGAGCCGTTAACTTATGCTTATTACCATGCCAAGTACAAAATGCGCTCGCCCAAAAATGCACCTACTTATATTGATCCTGATAAGTTGGGTGATGAGCCGGAGCCGGAAATTGCCGTTGAAGAAACTACTGAAGAAGAACCCGTTAAAGAAGGTGGCGACGGTGTTTATTCGTGTAATATTTGTGGCTTCCAGTACGATCCGGAAGAAGGAGATCCATCCATGGGAATAGCACCGGGAACTCCATTCGAAGATCTTCCGGAAGATTACCGATGCCCGATTTGTAATGCCGACAAGGATTTTTTTAGTAAAGTATCCTGA
- a CDS encoding sigma-54 dependent transcriptional regulator: MKNQYKVFIVEDNILYARVLKKQLTDDNLQVKVFHNGTDFINSMHEKPDVVTLDYTLPDMTGKEVLAKIQEKLPSTQVIVISAQDNISTAIELMKNGAYDYIMKAPDTREKLSNIIKNIYNTDQLKSENIILKDAVKEKYNFKNLIKGNSREIDHVFELMNKATQTNISVSISGETGTGKELVAKGIHFNSKRSVKPFVAVNVSAIPDGLIESELFGHEKGAFTGADFKKIGKFELANGGTLFLDEIADLNLNLQAKLLRVIQERELVRLGGNDTIPLDVRIITATHKNLAALSGDEQFRQDLYYRLLGLPIEIPPLRQRGNDKILLAKFFVDEFCKENDMDPKTISNEAKQMLLSYHYPGNIRELKAIMELSCVMCSRDLIKPSHLNMNIDESVQNLLASEKTLEEYNNEIVKFFLNKYNQNVRLVASKLGIGKSTIYRMLQKSMD; the protein is encoded by the coding sequence ATGAAAAATCAGTACAAAGTCTTTATTGTTGAAGACAACATTCTATATGCCAGAGTATTAAAAAAACAATTAACTGACGACAACCTTCAGGTAAAAGTTTTTCATAATGGGACTGATTTCATTAACAGCATGCACGAAAAACCGGATGTTGTTACGCTCGACTACACCTTGCCTGACATGACAGGTAAGGAGGTACTAGCAAAAATACAGGAAAAGCTTCCGAGCACGCAGGTAATCGTAATTTCTGCTCAGGATAATATCAGCACCGCAATCGAGCTTATGAAAAACGGGGCTTACGACTACATAATGAAAGCTCCTGACACACGCGAGAAACTGAGCAACATTATAAAAAACATATACAATACCGACCAGTTAAAATCGGAGAATATTATTCTGAAAGATGCGGTTAAGGAGAAATACAATTTTAAAAACCTGATAAAAGGAAACAGTCGCGAAATTGACCATGTTTTTGAATTAATGAACAAGGCAACGCAAACCAATATTTCCGTATCTATATCGGGCGAAACAGGAACAGGTAAAGAATTGGTTGCCAAAGGAATTCACTTCAACTCAAAAAGAAGTGTAAAACCTTTTGTTGCTGTAAACGTTTCGGCAATTCCTGACGGATTAATTGAAAGCGAATTGTTTGGACACGAAAAAGGAGCATTTACAGGCGCCGACTTTAAAAAAATTGGAAAATTCGAACTGGCCAATGGCGGCACGTTATTTCTTGACGAAATTGCTGACCTAAATCTGAACCTGCAAGCCAAATTACTGCGTGTAATTCAGGAGCGGGAATTGGTACGACTGGGAGGAAACGACACGATCCCACTTGATGTGCGCATAATTACAGCAACACATAAAAACCTTGCTGCACTTTCAGGAGACGAACAGTTCAGACAAGATTTATACTATCGACTACTGGGACTTCCAATTGAAATACCGCCGTTACGCCAACGCGGAAACGATAAAATTTTGCTTGCTAAGTTTTTTGTAGATGAATTCTGCAAAGAAAATGACATGGATCCAAAAACGATTTCGAACGAAGCCAAACAAATGCTTTTATCTTACCATTACCCGGGAAATATTCGAGAACTAAAAGCAATTATGGAATTATCGTGCGTTATGTGTTCGCGCGATTTAATAAAACCAAGCCACCTGAATATGAACATCGATGAAAGTGTTCAGAATCTTTTGGCATCGGAAAAAACACTGGAAGAATACAACAACGAAATTGTAAAGTTCTTTTTAAACAAGTACAATCAAAATGTTAGGTTGGTGGCTTCGAAACTCGGAATCGGGAAATCAACCATTTACCGAATGCTACAGAAAAGTATGGATTAA
- the fabD gene encoding ACP S-malonyltransferase: MKAFVFPGQGAQFPGMGKDLYENSAEAKALFEKANDILGFNITDIMFEGEVEDLKQTKVTQPAIFLHSVLLAKTLENFAPDMVAGHSLGEFSALVANGALTFEDGLKLVSQRAMAMQKACEIAPSTMAAIVGLADNVVEAVCAEIDDVVVPANYNCPGQLVISGSEAGIDKACELLTEKGAKRAIKLVVGGAFHSPFMEPAREELAAAIEATTFSVPTCPVYQNVNAQPVSDPAVIKENLIAQLTAPVKWTQIVENMIAGGATSFTEIGPGKVLQGLVKKVDRTMETAGVSSYEG, translated from the coding sequence ATGAAGGCATTTGTTTTTCCCGGTCAGGGAGCTCAATTTCCTGGAATGGGAAAGGATTTGTACGAAAATTCTGCTGAAGCTAAAGCATTATTCGAAAAAGCAAACGATATTTTAGGATTCAATATTACCGACATTATGTTTGAAGGTGAAGTTGAAGATCTGAAACAAACTAAGGTTACACAGCCTGCTATTTTTCTACACTCGGTTTTGTTGGCGAAAACATTGGAGAACTTTGCTCCCGACATGGTTGCAGGACATTCTCTTGGGGAGTTTTCAGCACTGGTAGCAAATGGTGCATTAACTTTCGAAGACGGTTTAAAACTGGTATCGCAACGTGCAATGGCCATGCAAAAAGCATGCGAAATAGCACCTTCAACAATGGCCGCAATTGTTGGTCTGGCTGATAATGTGGTTGAAGCGGTTTGTGCTGAAATTGACGATGTTGTTGTTCCTGCAAATTACAATTGTCCCGGACAGTTGGTGATTTCGGGCTCGGAGGCAGGTATTGATAAAGCCTGCGAATTGTTAACCGAAAAGGGAGCAAAACGTGCCATTAAACTAGTTGTAGGTGGAGCTTTCCACTCGCCGTTTATGGAGCCTGCCCGCGAAGAATTGGCGGCTGCAATTGAGGCAACTACATTTAGTGTTCCTACTTGTCCGGTTTATCAGAATGTAAATGCACAGCCGGTTTCTGATCCTGCGGTAATTAAAGAAAACCTGATTGCACAACTTACTGCTCCTGTAAAATGGACTCAAATTGTGGAGAATATGATTGCGGGAGGTGCTACTTCGTTCACCGAAATTGGTCCTGGTAAAGTACTTCAGGGCTTGGTGAAAAAAGTGGACAGAACAATGGAAACTGCCGGAGTTAGCAGTTACGAAGGATAA
- the glmS gene encoding glutamine--fructose-6-phosphate transaminase (isomerizing) translates to MCGIVGYIGEKEAFPIIVNGLKRLEYRGYDSAGVALFNGALNNYKKKGKVADLEKAVSDQNLSGNIGIGHTRWATHGEPSDENAHPHSSMSGIFSIVHNGIIENYARLKDDLIKHGYSFKSETDTEVLANLIEFFYNQDEEMTSEGAVQLALSKVVGAYGIAVLCKKENDKIVVARKGSPLVVGLGNGEYFIASDASPIAEFTSQVIYLNDEDIAILQKDGFTLKNVQNNPVSLKVSNLDLEIGELDKGDYEYYMLKEIYEQPKTIEETFRGRLKSDYSEIVLGGLMTVFPKIEAAQRIIIIGCGTSWHAALIAEYMMEEYARVSVEVEYASEFRYRKPVINSTDVVILISQSGETADTLAALHLAKEKGATVIGICNVVGSTLARETDAGVYTHAGVEIGVASTKAFTAQVTVLTMIALKLAKRKGTIDPEEYTDMVKELAAIPEKGRAILEQNEHIKKIAEKYYEAVNALYLGRGYLFPVALEGALKLKEISYVHAEGYAAGEMKHGPIALVDDNLPVVVVAPQDDYYEKVVSNIQEIKARKGNVIAIVTEGDTGLKELANDSIEIPKSHPALAPLLSVIPLQLLAYHIALLKGCNVDQPRNLAKSVTVE, encoded by the coding sequence ATGTGTGGAATTGTAGGATATATAGGTGAGAAGGAAGCGTTTCCGATTATTGTTAACGGATTAAAACGATTGGAGTACCGCGGTTACGATTCGGCAGGTGTTGCACTTTTTAACGGAGCGTTAAACAATTATAAAAAGAAAGGAAAAGTGGCTGATCTTGAGAAGGCTGTAAGCGATCAGAATCTATCCGGTAACATCGGTATTGGCCATACTCGCTGGGCCACACACGGCGAACCAAGCGACGAAAATGCACATCCTCACAGTTCGATGAGTGGTATTTTTTCGATTGTGCACAATGGTATTATCGAAAATTATGCGCGTTTGAAAGACGATTTGATTAAACATGGTTACTCGTTTAAAAGCGAAACAGATACGGAAGTTTTGGCCAACCTAATCGAGTTTTTTTACAATCAGGATGAGGAAATGACTTCGGAGGGTGCTGTGCAGTTGGCGCTTTCGAAAGTGGTTGGTGCTTACGGAATTGCCGTATTGTGCAAAAAGGAAAACGATAAAATTGTTGTGGCCCGCAAAGGGAGTCCGCTTGTTGTTGGCTTGGGCAATGGCGAATATTTTATTGCCAGCGATGCTTCGCCGATTGCTGAATTCACAAGTCAGGTAATTTATTTAAACGATGAGGACATTGCCATTCTTCAAAAAGATGGATTTACCCTGAAAAATGTTCAAAATAATCCGGTGTCATTAAAAGTATCTAATCTTGATTTGGAAATTGGAGAGCTTGACAAGGGCGATTACGAATATTACATGCTAAAGGAAATTTATGAGCAGCCAAAAACCATTGAGGAAACTTTTCGTGGACGTTTAAAATCAGATTATTCAGAAATTGTTTTGGGAGGACTGATGACTGTTTTTCCAAAAATTGAAGCAGCTCAGCGCATAATAATTATTGGATGCGGAACCTCGTGGCATGCTGCTTTAATAGCAGAGTACATGATGGAAGAATATGCCCGTGTTTCGGTTGAAGTAGAATATGCATCGGAATTTCGGTATAGAAAACCTGTAATTAATTCTACCGATGTTGTCATTCTTATCAGTCAGAGTGGGGAGACTGCCGATACGCTTGCAGCCCTGCATTTGGCTAAGGAAAAAGGAGCAACTGTAATAGGAATTTGCAATGTTGTAGGATCGACTTTAGCCCGCGAAACTGATGCCGGAGTATATACGCATGCCGGAGTTGAAATTGGTGTAGCCTCAACAAAAGCGTTTACTGCTCAGGTAACTGTTCTAACCATGATTGCTTTAAAACTTGCCAAAAGAAAAGGTACCATTGATCCGGAAGAATATACAGACATGGTTAAAGAGTTGGCTGCTATTCCTGAAAAAGGAAGAGCTATTTTAGAGCAGAATGAGCACATAAAAAAGATAGCAGAAAAATATTACGAGGCGGTAAATGCCTTGTATTTAGGCAGGGGATATTTATTTCCGGTTGCTTTGGAGGGCGCACTGAAATTAAAAGAAATTTCGTATGTGCATGCTGAAGGTTATGCGGCCGGAGAAATGAAACATGGCCCCATTGCCTTAGTCGATGATAATTTGCCGGTTGTTGTGGTTGCTCCCCAGGACGATTATTACGAGAAGGTGGTGAGCAACATTCAGGAAATTAAGGCACGGAAAGGAAATGTGATTGCCATTGTAACCGAAGGAGATACCGGATTAAAAGAGTTGGCGAATGATAGCATCGAAATCCCAAAATCACATCCTGCACTTGCTCCTTTGTTATCGGTTATTCCCTTACAGTTACTGGCTTATCACATCGCCTTGTTAAAAGGGTGTAATGTTGATCAGCCTAGAAATCTGGCAAAAAGTGTCACCGTGGAGTAG
- a CDS encoding DUF4954 family protein: MSPETENLYRNLYDEEIGQLVHQGCSSTDWSLIRVSHDFIPDNIEKSKFTGHIRLNSFAGTVSLVGGITFKTGIYNAWLHNCEVGKNALIHNVRSYIANYTIEENVIIHNITTLAVDGESSFGNGVLVEAINEGGGREIPIYDYLSTHVAYMMALYRHRPQLVNSLKSMVASYTDFVNSTKGTIGANSKILNCNTVLNVKVGPFSTIDGAKKLQNGSINSNYEAPVVIGEGVIMDNFIVSSGSRIADSTLVSKCFIGQGCILDKHYSAENSLFFANCQGFHGEACSIFAGPYTVTHHKSTLLIAGMYSFLNAGSGSNQSNHLYKLGPIHQGIVERGAKTTSDSYLLWPSRIGAFSLVMGRHYKHCDTTDFPFSYLIESKDESILVPGINLKSIGTIRDTQKWPKRDKRTDSNLLDLINFNLLSPYTIQKMIKGRNKMLAIRETSGEQAAVYSYDKMKIEKRALDRGIELYEMAIWKFLGNSIITRLQGGEYKTSEDIRKVLQPDSKFGKGDWVDLAGMICPYEALNSLLLSVENGTVLSLEEVNSGLAMLHKNYYNYEWTWAVDALEQFYGKTIDVFDGEDVIAIVEKWQKSVLEIDRYLYEDAKKEFSMIKMTGFGVDGHDGAREQDFTEVRGEFDKNETVRAIKSHMEKKANLGNEMIGLMNSCKKATALK; encoded by the coding sequence ATGTCTCCAGAAACAGAAAATTTATATCGGAATTTATACGACGAAGAAATAGGACAGCTTGTGCATCAGGGATGTTCTTCTACCGATTGGAGTTTAATTCGTGTATCGCATGATTTTATTCCTGACAACATTGAGAAAAGTAAATTTACCGGACATATTCGCTTGAACAGTTTTGCCGGAACTGTAAGTTTGGTGGGTGGAATCACCTTTAAAACCGGAATATACAATGCCTGGCTGCACAATTGTGAAGTCGGGAAGAATGCTCTAATACACAATGTACGGAGTTATATCGCCAATTACACAATCGAGGAAAATGTAATCATTCATAACATTACAACTTTGGCGGTTGATGGTGAGTCTTCGTTTGGAAATGGTGTATTGGTTGAGGCCATCAATGAAGGTGGAGGACGCGAAATTCCAATTTACGATTATTTGTCGACGCATGTGGCCTATATGATGGCCTTGTATCGTCATCGTCCTCAACTCGTAAATTCACTAAAGTCAATGGTGGCGAGCTATACCGACTTTGTGAACAGTACAAAGGGAACGATTGGCGCAAATTCGAAAATACTAAATTGCAATACAGTGTTGAATGTTAAAGTTGGCCCGTTTTCAACAATCGACGGTGCCAAAAAACTTCAAAACGGAAGCATAAACAGCAATTACGAAGCCCCTGTTGTAATTGGGGAAGGAGTAATTATGGATAACTTTATAGTAAGCTCCGGTTCCAGAATTGCCGATTCTACACTGGTGTCGAAATGTTTTATAGGGCAGGGCTGTATTCTGGATAAACATTATTCGGCTGAAAATTCGTTGTTTTTTGCGAATTGCCAGGGATTTCACGGTGAGGCTTGCTCCATTTTTGCCGGCCCTTATACGGTAACTCACCATAAATCTACCTTATTAATAGCCGGAATGTATTCTTTTTTGAATGCAGGCAGCGGTTCGAATCAAAGCAACCATTTGTACAAACTCGGTCCAATTCATCAGGGAATTGTTGAGCGTGGTGCAAAAACTACCAGCGATTCTTATTTGTTGTGGCCTTCACGTATCGGGGCTTTTTCGTTGGTAATGGGCCGCCATTACAAACATTGCGATACCACCGATTTTCCGTTTTCTTATTTAATAGAAAGTAAGGATGAAAGCATTTTGGTGCCGGGAATAAATCTGAAAAGTATTGGAACAATTCGCGATACACAGAAATGGCCCAAACGCGATAAACGTACCGATTCGAACTTACTCGATCTTATAAATTTTAATTTGTTGAGCCCGTACACCATTCAGAAAATGATAAAGGGCAGAAATAAAATGCTGGCAATACGCGAAACTTCGGGAGAGCAGGCTGCTGTTTACAGCTACGACAAAATGAAAATCGAAAAGCGTGCGCTGGATCGTGGAATTGAACTATATGAAATGGCCATTTGGAAGTTTTTAGGCAATTCCATAATTACCCGTTTGCAGGGAGGGGAGTATAAAACGAGTGAAGACATTCGAAAAGTGCTTCAGCCCGACTCTAAATTTGGCAAAGGAGACTGGGTTGACTTGGCGGGGATGATCTGTCCGTACGAAGCCCTGAATAGTTTGCTGCTATCGGTTGAAAATGGTACTGTTTTATCGTTGGAGGAAGTGAATTCTGGATTGGCCATGCTGCATAAAAATTATTACAACTACGAATGGACCTGGGCCGTTGATGCGCTGGAGCAATTTTATGGTAAAACGATTGATGTTTTTGATGGAGAAGATGTGATTGCAATTGTGGAAAAATGGCAGAAAAGTGTGTTGGAAATTGACAGGTATTTGTATGAAGATGCAAAAAAGGAGTTTTCGATGATAAAAATGACCGGCTTTGGAGTGGATGGACATGACGGTGCAAGAGAGCAGGATTTTACCGAAGTTCGGGGAGAATTTGATAAAAACGAAACAGTTAGAGCCATAAAATCTCATATGGAGAAAAAGGCAAATCTTGGTAACGAGATGATTGGTTTAATGAATAGTTGTAAAAAAGCAACAGCTTTAAAATAG
- a CDS encoding PAS domain-containing protein, whose amino-acid sequence MSASENQEYFKKRIQELESKLSGMKLELENARFQNESESERRRFYQLIADFTFGWELWFDPKGQIKYCSPSCYDLTGFTSNQIIGSSGIKELLVYEIDRIKYAGFLEGALNQVLVNQSLEFRILTRTKQLRWCMMSVRGVYDEKGKYLGIRASVQDTTRLKNAMGHISELEKGKEFELRTKQRLQSELELKDRELVSFLLQLSQKNELINKSANLLKKGKQGDDKEIKLVVKQLEELLKGNSVQTPDWVMIEKQIEKSHPGFLNRLQTKYPVISVKDQKLCCYIRLGLSSKEISGLLNITPKSVEIARVRLRQKLQLPPKIRLSSFIMQF is encoded by the coding sequence ATGTCGGCAAGCGAAAATCAGGAATATTTCAAAAAACGAATTCAGGAACTGGAATCGAAACTTTCAGGAATGAAACTGGAACTGGAGAATGCCCGGTTTCAAAATGAATCGGAAAGCGAAAGACGTCGGTTTTACCAGTTGATTGCTGATTTTACTTTCGGATGGGAATTGTGGTTCGATCCGAAAGGGCAAATTAAATATTGCTCACCCTCGTGTTACGATCTTACCGGATTTACCTCTAATCAGATTATTGGATCTTCAGGAATTAAAGAGTTGCTCGTTTACGAAATTGACAGGATAAAATATGCCGGTTTTTTAGAAGGAGCACTCAATCAGGTGCTGGTTAACCAGTCGCTTGAGTTCCGGATTTTAACACGTACAAAGCAGTTGCGATGGTGTATGATGAGCGTAAGAGGCGTGTACGATGAAAAAGGGAAATACCTCGGAATACGGGCCTCGGTGCAGGATACAACGCGACTGAAAAATGCAATGGGGCATATTTCCGAATTGGAAAAGGGGAAGGAATTTGAACTTCGTACCAAACAACGCCTGCAATCGGAGCTTGAATTAAAAGACCGCGAATTGGTTTCTTTTTTATTGCAACTTTCGCAAAAAAACGAGCTCATAAATAAGTCGGCAAATCTTTTGAAAAAGGGAAAACAAGGTGATGATAAAGAGATTAAGCTCGTCGTGAAGCAGTTGGAAGAACTGTTAAAAGGGAACTCTGTTCAAACACCCGATTGGGTGATGATTGAAAAACAAATCGAGAAATCACACCCCGGTTTTTTGAATCGCCTGCAAACCAAATATCCTGTTATTTCGGTAAAAGATCAAAAGCTTTGTTGTTACATTCGTCTGGGACTTTCGAGCAAAGAGATTTCCGGCTTGTTAAACATTACGCCCAAAAGCGTGGAAATTGCCCGCGTTAGATTACGGCAAAAGCTTCAGCTTCCACCTAAAATTCGTCTGTCATCATTTATTATGCAGTTTTAA
- a CDS encoding nucleoside deaminase, with amino-acid sequence MENDTKFMKAAINLAQKAMDCNCGGPFGAIVVKNNKIIAEGYNQVTSSNDPTAHAEVVAIREACKTLNTFQLEGCTIYTSCEPCPMCLGAIYWARPDKVFFGATKKDAAAANFDDQFIYEEIELDFEDRHIVFENLMREEAAQVFETWKNKEDKTEY; translated from the coding sequence ATGGAAAACGATACTAAATTCATGAAAGCAGCCATCAATCTGGCGCAAAAAGCTATGGACTGCAATTGTGGGGGGCCGTTTGGTGCAATTGTAGTTAAAAACAATAAAATAATTGCTGAAGGATACAATCAGGTTACTTCAAGCAACGATCCAACTGCTCATGCCGAAGTGGTTGCCATTCGCGAGGCTTGTAAAACCTTAAATACATTTCAGTTGGAAGGGTGCACTATTTATACATCGTGCGAACCTTGTCCCATGTGTTTAGGTGCTATTTACTGGGCGCGCCCTGATAAAGTTTTTTTTGGGGCGACCAAAAAAGATGCTGCCGCTGCTAATTTCGACGATCAGTTTATTTACGAAGAAATTGAACTTGATTTTGAAGACAGACACATTGTCTTCGAAAATTTAATGCGGGAAGAAGCAGCACAGGTTTTTGAAACCTGGAAAAACAAAGAGGACAAAACAGAGTATTAA